Proteins from a genomic interval of Desulfuromonadales bacterium:
- the rph gene encoding ribonuclease PH, whose translation MSDTAEVRRDGRQQAELRPVTFQRGFTRYAEGSVLVCFGETRVLCNATVEEGVPSFLRGEGRGWVTAEYSMLPRATHSRSPRESTRGKVGGRTHEIQRLIGRSLRAVIDMQALGERTILIDCDVLQADGGTRTAAITGAFVALADAVAGLRRKGLVAGNPLKESVAAVSVGIVEGKPVLDLNYDEDFRAAVDMNFVITESGRFVEVQGTAEEEPFTAAELDALRNLALAGCRELASLQKRALEG comes from the coding sequence GTGAGCGATACAGCAGAGGTGCGCCGGGATGGCCGCCAGCAGGCCGAACTGCGTCCGGTGACTTTCCAGCGTGGCTTCACCCGTTATGCCGAGGGGTCGGTACTGGTCTGTTTCGGTGAAACCCGCGTGCTCTGCAACGCCACCGTGGAGGAGGGGGTACCTTCCTTCCTCCGCGGGGAGGGGCGGGGATGGGTGACCGCCGAGTACTCCATGCTTCCCCGGGCCACCCATAGCCGATCGCCGCGGGAATCGACGCGGGGCAAGGTGGGGGGGCGGACGCACGAGATCCAGCGCCTGATCGGCCGTTCCCTGCGGGCAGTGATCGATATGCAGGCGCTGGGCGAGCGGACCATCCTGATCGACTGCGACGTGCTGCAGGCCGACGGCGGCACCCGCACCGCCGCCATAACCGGCGCCTTCGTGGCGCTGGCCGACGCCGTCGCCGGTTTAAGGCGCAAGGGACTGGTGGCCGGCAACCCCCTCAAGGAGAGCGTGGCGGCGGTGAGCGTCGGCATCGTCGAAGGGAAGCCGGTCCTCGATCTCAACTACGACGAGGATTTCCGCGCCGCGGTCGATATGAACTTCGTCATCACCGAATCGGGGCGTTTCGTCGAGGTGCAGGGTACCGCCGAGGAGGAGCCTTTTACCGCCGCCGAACTCGACGCCCTGCGAAACCTGGCCCTGGCCGGCTGCCGCGAACTG